In the genome of Carnobacterium pleistocenium FTR1, one region contains:
- the gloA gene encoding lactoylglutathione lyase — MNQELVEICLRVRNIEATLDFYTNLFDFEVASHRKFPENKFDLVYLNSPGSSVQIELTYNYDAEPYDVGNGFSHLGVTVSDLEKMHEICKASAYETGDLRGLSGGTPTYFFVTDPDGYRIEVKRAK; from the coding sequence ATGAACCAAGAACTCGTTGAAATTTGCCTGCGTGTCAGAAATATTGAGGCTACTTTAGACTTTTATACTAACCTATTCGATTTTGAAGTTGCCAGTCACAGAAAATTCCCTGAAAATAAGTTTGATTTAGTTTATCTTAATTCTCCTGGTTCTTCTGTACAAATTGAACTTACTTACAATTATGATGCTGAGCCATACGATGTAGGAAACGGCTTCAGTCATTTAGGTGTAACTGTTAGTGACTTAGAAAAAATGCATGAGATTTGTAAAGCTTCTGCATACGAAACAGGTGATTTAAGAGGACTTTCAGGCGGCACACCTACCTATTTCTTTGTGACGGACCCTGATGGTTATCGGATTGAAGTAAAACGCGCAAAATAA
- the rlmH gene encoding 23S rRNA (pseudouridine(1915)-N(3))-methyltransferase RlmH: MNIKIITVGKLKEKYLKMGIAEYVKRLSAYCKLELIEVPDEKAPEKLSEAEMIQVKEKEGERILAKIPDQAYVFALAIEGKQRTSEAFAKEIEQLGVQGKSTIVFVIGGSLGLSDAVMKRSNTPISFGKMTLPHQLMRLVLIEQIYRGFKIVRNEPYHK, translated from the coding sequence TTGAACATTAAAATAATAACTGTGGGTAAATTAAAAGAGAAATATTTAAAAATGGGAATTGCCGAATACGTTAAGAGATTATCAGCATATTGCAAATTAGAATTAATTGAAGTTCCAGATGAAAAGGCACCTGAGAAATTAAGCGAAGCTGAGATGATTCAGGTAAAAGAAAAAGAAGGCGAACGCATTTTAGCAAAGATTCCGGATCAAGCATATGTATTTGCATTAGCTATTGAAGGGAAACAACGCACCTCAGAAGCATTTGCGAAAGAAATTGAACAATTAGGCGTTCAAGGTAAAAGTACAATTGTCTTTGTTATAGGTGGGTCATTAGGTTTAAGCGATGCAGTAATGAAACGAAGCAATACCCCTATCTCGTTTGGGAAAATGACGCTTCCTCATCAATTGATGCGTTTAGTATTAATCGAGCAAATCTATCGTGGATTCAAAATTGTCCGGAATGAACCGTATCATAAGTAA
- a CDS encoding CxxH/CxxC protein, which produces MDEIMACQEHVEEALDDAVYGGFEMPILDQLLLVDNSIKKCSYCDKDAIYVVSNKHSTTR; this is translated from the coding sequence ATGGATGAAATTATGGCTTGTCAAGAACATGTAGAAGAAGCTTTAGATGACGCGGTTTATGGCGGTTTTGAAATGCCGATTTTAGACCAATTATTGCTTGTTGATAACTCGATAAAAAAATGTAGTTATTGCGATAAGGATGCAATATATGTAGTGTCGAACAAACATTCTACCACTAGATAA
- a CDS encoding S1C family serine protease: MIVATLGGGYLLATEDDGGNNDISTGMVDENTGEVITTNVSVDVTSDVTEAVEKVEDSVVSVVNMQSQTSQDFGDAFETEEGMQEDSNLETAGEGSGVIYKKDNDTAYVVTNNHVIDGSDAIEVILKDGTKVEAELIGTDIWTDLAVLSIPAENVTTVATFGDSEVLRVGEPAIAIGSPLGTNFASSVTQGIISAKNRSVETDITGDGVADWEVTAIQTDAAINPGNSGGALINIAGQVIGINSMKISSDTVEGMGFAIPSNDVVDIINQLEADGEVVRPVLGVSLLDLTEISEQQQEAVLNLPEEVTSGIVVSEVQADSAAEIAGIEQYDVIVKFNGVEVTDSISLRKEIYASELGKEIEVEYYHDGELQTTTVTMTAEIDL; this comes from the coding sequence TTGATAGTAGCAACTCTAGGTGGAGGTTACTTATTAGCTACCGAAGATGATGGTGGTAATAACGATATAAGTACAGGCATGGTTGATGAAAATACTGGTGAAGTTATTACAACAAATGTTAGTGTAGATGTGACCTCTGATGTGACAGAAGCTGTTGAAAAAGTTGAAGATTCGGTTGTTTCAGTTGTTAACATGCAATCACAGACTTCTCAAGACTTTGGTGATGCATTTGAAACTGAGGAGGGCATGCAAGAAGATAGTAACTTAGAGACAGCTGGTGAAGGTAGTGGCGTTATTTATAAAAAAGATAATGATACTGCCTACGTTGTAACCAATAATCATGTAATTGATGGTTCAGATGCAATTGAAGTTATCTTAAAAGATGGTACAAAAGTTGAAGCTGAACTGATCGGAACAGATATTTGGACAGATTTAGCTGTATTGTCAATTCCAGCTGAAAATGTGACGACAGTGGCTACTTTTGGCGATTCGGAAGTACTAAGAGTCGGTGAACCAGCAATTGCAATTGGTTCTCCACTAGGGACAAATTTTGCTTCTTCAGTAACGCAAGGAATCATTTCCGCTAAAAATCGGAGTGTCGAAACTGATATAACAGGTGACGGGGTTGCTGATTGGGAAGTAACAGCTATTCAAACGGATGCAGCAATCAACCCAGGTAATTCTGGTGGTGCCCTCATCAATATAGCTGGACAAGTCATAGGAATCAACTCAATGAAAATCTCTAGTGATACTGTTGAAGGAATGGGTTTTGCTATTCCTAGTAATGATGTAGTTGATATTATTAATCAATTAGAAGCAGATGGAGAAGTTGTTCGTCCAGTGTTAGGTGTCAGCTTATTGGATCTAACCGAAATATCAGAACAACAACAAGAAGCAGTATTGAACTTACCCGAAGAAGTTACTTCTGGTATTGTAGTATCTGAAGTTCAAGCTGATTCAGCAGCTGAAATTGCCGGCATAGAGCAATATGATGTCATCGTAAAATTCAATGGTGTTGAGGTTACCGATTCAATATCCTTGCGTAAAGAAATTTATGCTTCAGAACTTGGAAAAGAAATTGAAGTCGAATATTATCATGATGGTGAACTGCAAACTACAACTGTTACAATGACTGCTGAAATTGATTTATAA